The Theileria equi strain WA chromosome 2 map unlocalized gcontig_1105316255037, whole genome shotgun sequence genomic sequence TGCCAATTTGATATACACAAATGGATCTTCAATGGAGCTCTACCGGATTAATAGTCTTATGTATGCAGCTTATGCTGATAGACTTGGTTTATGCTTCATCCTCTAGATTCAGAAGTCCCGCAGTATCGAGCAGCCACGGAGCAGCCTATAGGCTGAAGGCATCTCCTAAGCAGTTTGCTGCCATATCTAGTTTACAACCTGGTTCCAGTTGGAAGAAGTTTGGATTGGGTAACTTATCTCGTGTTGCGTCCATAAGCAACACTCCAGCTCCAGTTTCTTCCGGTGCAAAGTACTTTAGCGATCTCTTGAAAAGCTCCATAGGATATAATTCAATACCGCATAGGTGTGGTTACAACGACTTTTGCACCCATACAAAGGATGCTATAGACAAAGCTTTTCCTTCTGTATTGTCTGGCTATACTGCATCTGCTCTAAAAAGTCTCGGTTCTTATTCTTCACTCAATTCAAAGGATGGTTCAGAATCGTTAAATTCCATCACAGAGACATCAAGACTGTTGgaaaatgcagtttatgGAGCAGTTTTATTCTATCTTGAAACAACTGAAAATTTCACAAACGACAATCGTatattatcattttttaaatttacCAAGGGACTTAATGATCTAAATCATCAATTTAGGACAACAGAACTTGTGGATTTGGTTTCAAAGTTGGAAGGACATTTGTTTTCTACATTTAGAAATTCTGTAACAGCGTGCAAGCTATCCTTTGTATCAAAGTTGTTCAATGATGCTTCTAACAGAAACACAGATTTAATAAAACTTACACAGGTTCAATTTATTTCAAACACACAAAAGGAATTTATGAACACAATTCCTAAACTTGTACCATTCTTTTTTAAGAATTCCAACTATAAAAGCACGGATTTGGAAACTGAAGGTGcattttacaaaagatTGCTCTGGTTGATCTTT encodes the following:
- a CDS encoding signal peptide containing protein (encoded by transcript BEWA_037460A) produces the protein MDLQWSSTGLIVLCMQLMLIDLVYASSSRFRSPAVSSSHGAAYRLKASPKQFAAISSLQPGSSWKKFGLGNLSRVASISNTPAPVSSGAKYFSDLLKSSIGYNSIPHRCGYNDFCTHTKDAIDKAFPSVLSGYTASALKSLGSYSSLNSKDGSESLNSITETSRLLENAVYGAVLFYLETTENFTNDNRILSFFKFTKGLNDLNHQFRTTELVDLVSKLEGHLFSTFRNSVTACKLSFVSKLFNDASNRNTDLIKLTQVQFISNTQKEFMNTIPKLVPFFFKNSNYKSTDLETEGAFYKRLLWLIFTAIEYSNDKASTFLNHLSSLKFEHRLKDTLKRWSLDSDIDEFNNISNTLNSGAKAMLSSHIKGNIEKGKLMKLVTNKQHQIDLLQKQLGNSSQHSPLNCGFAYRLPNSNLNIAGSIQKGKGNLQISCVPDESAGLLGPYGFTHGVFPGNLGLSINIQI